In Piliocolobus tephrosceles isolate RC106 chromosome 6, ASM277652v3, whole genome shotgun sequence, the following are encoded in one genomic region:
- the VTI1B gene encoding vesicle transport through interaction with t-SNAREs homolog 1B, whose product MAASAASSEHFEKLHEIFRGLHEDLQGVPERLLGTAGTEEKKKLIRDFDEKQQEANETLAEMEEELRYAPLSFRNPMMSKLRNYRKDLAKLHREVRSTPLTATPGGRGDMKYGIYALENEHMNRLQSQRAMLLQGTESLNRATQSIERSHRIATETDQIGSEIIEELGEQRDQLERTKSRLVNTSENLSKSRKILRSMSRKVTTNKLLLSIIILLELAILGGLVYYKFFRNH is encoded by the exons ATGGCCGCCTCCGCCGCCTCCTCGGAGCATTTCGAGAAGCTGCACGAGATCTTCCGCGGCCTCCATGAAGACCTACAAGGGGTGCCCGAGCGGTTGCTGGGGACTGCTGGGACCG AAGAGAAGAAGAAGTTGATCAGGGATTTTGATGAAAAGCAACAGGAAGCAAATGAAACG CTGGCAGAGATGGAGGAGGAACTACGTTATGCACCCCTGTCTTTCCGTAACCCCATGATGTCTAAGCTTCGAAACTACCGGAAGGACCTTGCTAAACTCCATCGGGAGGTGAGAAGCACACCTTTGACAGCCACACCTGGAGGCCGAGGAGACATGAAATATGGCATATATGCTCTAGAGAATGAGCATATG AATCGGCTACAGTCTCAAAGGGCAATGCTTCTGCAAGGCACTGAAAGCCTGAACCGGGCCACCCAAAGTATTGAACGTTCTCATCGCATTGCCACGGAGACTGATCAGATTGGCTCAGAAATCATAGAAGAGCTGGGGGAACAACGAGACCAGTTAGAACGCACCAAGAGTAGA CTGGTAAACACAAGTGAAAACTTGAGCAAAAGTCGAAAGATTCTCCGTTCAATGTCCAGAAA AGTGACAACCAACAAGCTGCTGCTTTCCATTATCATCTTACTGGAGCTCGCCATCCTGGGAGGCCTGGTTTACTACAAATTCTTTCGCAACCATTGA